In Maridesulfovibrio sp., a single genomic region encodes these proteins:
- a CDS encoding tetratricopeptide repeat protein, with product MASAENVSGREKIQGVFSSQSVQKIGTGTTVRRTISKMYWMVRELDDGSVEVQALNKSYVPAGPKSAVDMEEFLSKYSPEPEFYVSTVYPKIKELGSSIERGEKARQAGATYSAEFEFQNALDVDEENVKANFGLGLTYMERGENTKANDIFERLVNLDAAFQTEHKHLFNEFGINLRKSGMQDQAIEYYQRALQMSSQDENLHYNIARAYFEKGMLEKCADHLTKALSLNKDHVEAQKFFDFVKKQLQGQ from the coding sequence ATGGCTTCAGCAGAAAATGTAAGTGGCAGAGAGAAGATTCAGGGAGTTTTTTCAAGCCAGAGTGTCCAGAAGATCGGCACAGGCACAACTGTGCGCAGGACTATCAGTAAAATGTACTGGATGGTCCGTGAACTGGATGACGGCAGTGTGGAAGTGCAGGCCCTTAATAAAAGTTATGTTCCCGCAGGCCCCAAGTCGGCTGTGGATATGGAGGAGTTCCTTTCCAAGTATTCGCCGGAACCGGAATTTTATGTCTCAACGGTATATCCGAAGATCAAGGAGTTGGGTTCTTCCATTGAGCGTGGTGAAAAAGCAAGGCAGGCCGGGGCAACCTACAGCGCCGAATTTGAATTTCAGAATGCCCTGGACGTTGACGAGGAGAACGTCAAGGCGAATTTCGGGCTGGGGCTTACATACATGGAGCGTGGTGAGAACACCAAGGCGAATGATATTTTTGAACGTCTTGTAAATCTTGACGCCGCCTTTCAGACCGAGCACAAGCACCTTTTCAATGAATTCGGTATAAACCTGCGCAAGAGCGGCATGCAGGACCAGGCCATAGAATATTACCAGCGGGCTCTTCAGATGAGTTCACAGGATGAGAACCTGCATTACAATATCGCCAGAGCTTATTTTGAGAAAGGGATGTTGGAAAAATGCGCCGATCACCTGACCAAGGCTCTGTCCCTGAATAAGGATCATGTGGAAGCTCAGAAATTTTTTGATTTCGTGAAAAAGCAGCTTCAGGGTCAGTAG
- the fmt gene encoding methionyl-tRNA formyltransferase — MAEKRWRIVFMGTPDFASTILEYLVEWDGCEVVAAYTQPDRPCGRGQKMRPSPVKEVALKNEIPVFQPVNFKDEKDVEVLRALAPDFLVVAAYGLILPQSVLDVPAIMPLNVHASLLPKYRGAAPIHRAVANGEHATGITIMKMEAGLDTGPILVQQALGIAWDDYTGKIHDELAAMGGPLVMETLLRYENKHLIIMEQDDEIATYASKLSKEEGLIDWTKDAKAVHNQIRGMHPWPGAYFFWTPEEGKDPIRLVLTPGKPGDMESGDNAPGTIVGEFEGMLGIACADKLYLASGVKPAGKKEMDGKAFICGYMGRCS, encoded by the coding sequence ATGGCAGAAAAACGCTGGCGAATAGTTTTCATGGGTACACCGGACTTCGCGTCCACCATTCTCGAATATCTCGTGGAATGGGACGGATGCGAGGTTGTGGCGGCTTACACACAGCCTGACCGCCCCTGCGGACGCGGTCAGAAGATGCGCCCGTCCCCGGTAAAGGAAGTGGCTCTCAAAAATGAAATTCCGGTATTCCAGCCGGTTAATTTCAAGGACGAGAAGGACGTTGAAGTATTGCGCGCGCTTGCGCCGGACTTTCTGGTAGTGGCCGCATACGGACTCATTCTTCCGCAGTCCGTGCTTGATGTTCCGGCCATCATGCCTCTTAACGTGCATGCCTCCCTGCTCCCGAAATACCGGGGAGCGGCCCCCATCCACCGGGCGGTGGCAAACGGGGAACACGCAACCGGCATAACCATCATGAAGATGGAAGCCGGGCTTGATACAGGTCCTATCCTTGTTCAGCAGGCTCTCGGCATCGCCTGGGACGACTACACCGGCAAAATCCACGATGAACTCGCGGCCATGGGCGGCCCGTTGGTCATGGAAACCCTGCTCCGCTACGAAAACAAGCACCTCATCATCATGGAACAGGATGATGAGATAGCAACGTATGCCTCCAAACTTTCCAAGGAAGAAGGTTTGATAGACTGGACCAAGGACGCCAAGGCCGTCCATAACCAGATCAGGGGCATGCACCCGTGGCCCGGTGCTTATTTTTTCTGGACTCCGGAAGAGGGCAAGGATCCGATCAGACTGGTCCTTACCCCGGGCAAGCCCGGAGACATGGAGTCCGGCGACAACGCTCCCGGAACCATTGTCGGTGAATTTGAAGGAATGCTGGGCATCGCCTGCGCGGACAAACTCTACCTCGCATCCGGTGTTAAACCGGCAGGTAAGAAGGAAATGGACGGCAAGGCATTCATATGCGGATATATGGGCAGATGCTCATAA
- a CDS encoding XRE family transcriptional regulator, producing the protein MSNNQAYKEIAPRLQGLRDAMDMTLEELAEKTGVTVEKAAQYESGTMEIPVSYLMDVAHICGVGLTVLISGSEAHLTNYALVRKGKGLVVDRRKDYDYKNLASTFVGRRMEPFMVEVPSKDVTEMNFTTHRGQEFIYVLEGRLELRLGDSVLELDEGDSLYFDSNTPHALRGLGGRSARMLDVIL; encoded by the coding sequence ATGAGCAACAACCAGGCATACAAGGAAATTGCGCCCAGGCTTCAGGGCCTGCGGGACGCAATGGACATGACACTTGAGGAACTGGCCGAAAAAACCGGAGTAACGGTAGAAAAAGCCGCTCAGTATGAATCCGGGACCATGGAAATCCCCGTGAGCTACCTTATGGATGTGGCGCACATCTGCGGGGTAGGCCTTACGGTTCTTATCTCCGGTTCCGAAGCGCACCTGACCAACTACGCCCTTGTGCGCAAAGGCAAAGGGCTGGTCGTGGACCGCCGCAAGGACTACGACTACAAGAATCTGGCCTCCACTTTCGTGGGCAGACGCATGGAGCCTTTCATGGTCGAGGTGCCGTCCAAGGACGTGACGGAAATGAACTTCACCACCCACCGGGGACAGGAATTCATCTACGTGCTTGAGGGACGCCTTGAACTCAGGCTCGGCGACTCCGTCCTTGAACTTGATGAAGGCGATTCTCTGTACTTTGATTCCAACACCCCGCACGCCCTGCGAGGCCTTGGCGGCAGATCTGCACGCATGCTGGACGTCATTCTCTAG
- a CDS encoding AMP-binding protein, whose product MQKQKYTSYEDFRAGYKAEVPDNYNFAFDCVDRYAAEDPSRPAMIHIGPDGTRREMDFGFFSKKSARLANALTKAGVGKGDRIMIILYRRIDWWISMLACHKIGAVPVPSPNLLTTKDIEFRVNFAKIKGIIAEDSVADRVEAARKDCPTLEILVQAGEAETHEGWLDFETICEESSDSFPRPDDCACGDDSLLIFFSSGTTGPPKMVEHTHNYPLGHYTTGAYWHDLEPGDIHLTLADTGWGKAVWGKYYGQWMAGAVVFVWDFRGKFVPSELLQIISEHKVTTFCAPPTVFRFMIREDLSKYDLSALRHCTTAGELLNASVFEAWQEATGLPLYEGYGQTESVLQIATFPHMTPKPGSIGKPCPGWDIALFDAEGNRCAPGEEGQICVKLDPRPVGLFTGYLDEPEKTANVMVNGYYQTGDKAWMDEDGYFWFLGRTDDLIKSSGYRIGPFEVESALITHDAVVEAAVTGVPDPVRGQAVKATIVLAAGYEGSAELTKELQDHVKKVTAPYKYPRVIDYVDELPKTISGKIKRAEIRAKDEAEAK is encoded by the coding sequence ATGCAGAAGCAGAAATACACGTCATACGAAGACTTCCGTGCAGGATATAAAGCCGAGGTGCCCGACAACTACAATTTCGCTTTCGACTGTGTGGACAGATACGCCGCCGAAGATCCGTCCAGACCTGCGATGATCCACATCGGCCCGGACGGCACGCGCAGGGAAATGGATTTCGGATTCTTTTCCAAAAAATCAGCACGGCTGGCCAATGCCCTGACCAAGGCAGGAGTGGGCAAAGGTGATCGGATCATGATCATCCTCTATCGCCGCATAGACTGGTGGATATCCATGCTGGCCTGCCACAAGATCGGGGCTGTCCCTGTTCCTTCCCCCAACCTGCTGACCACCAAGGACATCGAATTCAGGGTCAATTTTGCAAAGATCAAGGGAATCATTGCCGAAGACTCGGTTGCAGATCGGGTTGAGGCCGCAAGAAAGGACTGCCCGACCCTTGAAATACTTGTTCAGGCAGGAGAAGCGGAGACTCACGAGGGATGGCTGGATTTCGAAACCATCTGCGAGGAATCATCCGATTCCTTCCCCCGGCCGGACGACTGCGCCTGCGGAGATGATTCCCTGCTCATATTCTTTTCCTCCGGCACCACCGGACCGCCGAAAATGGTCGAGCACACCCACAATTATCCGCTGGGTCACTACACCACAGGAGCCTACTGGCACGATCTGGAACCGGGCGATATCCATCTTACTCTGGCCGATACCGGCTGGGGCAAAGCCGTCTGGGGCAAATACTACGGCCAGTGGATGGCCGGGGCCGTGGTCTTCGTATGGGATTTCCGCGGAAAATTCGTACCTTCAGAGCTGCTTCAGATCATTTCCGAACACAAGGTCACGACCTTCTGCGCTCCGCCGACAGTCTTCCGTTTCATGATTCGCGAAGACCTTTCCAAGTACGACCTGTCCGCACTCAGGCACTGCACCACTGCCGGGGAACTGCTCAACGCTTCCGTTTTCGAAGCCTGGCAGGAAGCAACCGGTCTGCCCCTGTACGAAGGCTACGGACAGACGGAATCCGTACTGCAGATCGCAACTTTCCCGCACATGACACCCAAACCGGGGTCCATCGGCAAACCGTGTCCGGGATGGGACATCGCGCTTTTCGATGCTGAAGGCAACCGCTGTGCCCCCGGTGAAGAAGGACAGATCTGTGTAAAGCTCGACCCGCGCCCGGTGGGACTTTTCACCGGCTATCTGGACGAGCCTGAAAAGACCGCCAATGTCATGGTCAACGGCTACTACCAGACCGGCGACAAAGCCTGGATGGATGAAGACGGCTACTTCTGGTTTCTGGGCAGGACCGATGATCTGATCAAGAGTTCCGGATACCGCATAGGACCCTTTGAAGTGGAATCCGCGCTGATAACACACGACGCGGTAGTCGAAGCAGCCGTTACCGGCGTTCCCGACCCGGTCCGCGGACAGGCCGTAAAGGCGACTATCGTGCTGGCTGCCGGTTACGAAGGCAGCGCCGAACTGACCAAAGAGCTTCAGGATCACGTCAAGAAAGTAACTGCCCCGTACAAATACCCCAGAGTGATAGACTACGTTGACGAACTGCCCAAGACCATCAGCGGAAAAATCAAACGGGCCGAAATCCGGGCAAAAGACGAGGCCGAGGCAAAATAA
- the def gene encoding peptide deformylase translates to MKLELVKYPAPSLKEVCERIEELTPELREIIDNMVETMYEDDGVGLAAPQVGLQKRLIVIDPSGPKERTDLQVIINPEIISSEGSIDSEESCLSCPSFRCVIKRAEKVVVTGTDLDGNELRIEADDFKAIVLQHEIDHLDGTLIVDRVGRLKRAMYDKKIKKWQKNAGE, encoded by the coding sequence ATGAAACTTGAACTTGTCAAATACCCCGCACCGTCCTTGAAAGAGGTCTGTGAAAGGATTGAAGAACTTACTCCCGAACTGCGGGAGATAATCGACAATATGGTCGAGACCATGTACGAAGATGACGGTGTAGGACTGGCCGCCCCGCAGGTCGGGCTGCAGAAACGTCTGATCGTGATAGATCCGTCCGGCCCCAAGGAACGTACGGACCTTCAGGTCATCATCAATCCCGAAATCATCTCCAGCGAAGGCTCGATTGATTCCGAGGAAAGCTGCCTCTCATGTCCCTCTTTCCGCTGCGTCATCAAACGCGCAGAAAAAGTTGTCGTCACCGGAACTGATCTTGACGGCAACGAACTGAGAATTGAAGCCGATGATTTCAAGGCCATAGTTCTGCAGCATGAAATAGACCACCTTGACGGAACCCTCATTGTTGACAGGGTAGGCCGCCTCAAACGCGCAATGTACGACAAGAAGATCAAGAAATGGCAGAAAAACGCTGGCGAATAG
- a CDS encoding DUF116 domain-containing protein, translated as MSIEKDSKKRLFIGLITGTCALLCFFLGLLWYVPYVGLDSFGSWATWVWGIIIFMLIMLVGWAYAGLLANVVLGRTFPFSKKARGLTVKLFLPLMTILGRIFGLSKRKIRSSFIKVNNELVLSEAGHFDPDKIMILTPHCLQSSRCDMRLTYDVDNCKRCGLCTIKGLLDLRDKYGVHFAVATGGTIARRLVVQKRPRMIIAIACERDLSSGIQDTYPLPVYGVLNERPNGPCLDTMVSLAAVEDALRRFIKEDKLPADVDKNVALTPITGR; from the coding sequence GTGAGCATAGAAAAAGATTCCAAAAAACGCCTTTTCATCGGTCTGATAACAGGAACCTGCGCCCTGCTCTGCTTTTTTCTGGGCCTGCTCTGGTACGTCCCCTATGTGGGACTGGATTCTTTCGGGAGCTGGGCAACATGGGTATGGGGAATTATCATCTTCATGCTCATCATGCTTGTCGGCTGGGCCTATGCAGGACTGCTGGCAAACGTCGTGCTTGGCCGGACCTTTCCTTTTTCCAAAAAGGCACGCGGTCTGACCGTAAAGCTCTTCCTGCCGCTGATGACTATTCTGGGACGCATATTCGGCCTTTCCAAACGGAAAATCCGGTCCTCTTTCATCAAGGTCAACAACGAGCTGGTGCTTTCGGAAGCAGGCCACTTTGACCCGGACAAGATCATGATCCTGACCCCGCACTGCCTGCAATCCAGCCGCTGCGACATGCGCCTGACCTACGATGTGGACAACTGCAAACGCTGCGGACTGTGCACAATCAAGGGATTGCTGGACCTGCGGGACAAATACGGCGTGCATTTCGCTGTTGCCACCGGCGGCACCATTGCCAGACGTCTGGTTGTCCAGAAACGTCCGCGCATGATCATAGCCATTGCCTGTGAGCGCGATCTCTCAAGCGGTATTCAGGATACCTACCCGCTCCCGGTTTACGGCGTGCTCAACGAACGGCCCAACGGTCCCTGCCTCGATACCATGGTATCCCTTGCGGCAGTTGAAGATGCCCTGCGCCGGTTCATAAAAGAAGACAAACTTCCGGCCGACGTTGACAAGAACGTGGCCCTTACACCCATTACCGGACGCTAG
- a CDS encoding XRE family transcriptional regulator yields the protein MNKTKVGQRIKTFREKQGLSIEDFSERTGLGLEFLGAVEEKDMYPSLGPLLKIARALGVRLGTFLDDHVSKDPIIIKLDEREEEFSMHSDMEHTASMKYFSLGKGKSDRHMEPFFIEIEPEDTEPKLTSHEGEEFIIVVSGKLKVVYGKEESVLQAGDSVYFNSVVPHYVAAHGEKCDIYAVLYFPE from the coding sequence ATGAACAAGACAAAAGTTGGGCAGCGCATCAAAACCTTCAGGGAAAAACAGGGACTCAGTATTGAGGATTTTTCGGAACGAACCGGACTGGGGCTGGAATTCCTTGGTGCGGTTGAAGAAAAGGACATGTATCCCTCGCTGGGCCCCCTGCTTAAAATTGCCAGGGCACTTGGTGTCCGCCTTGGAACTTTTCTGGACGACCATGTCAGCAAGGACCCGATCATCATAAAATTAGATGAGCGTGAAGAAGAATTTTCCATGCATTCCGATATGGAACACACGGCTTCCATGAAATATTTCTCTCTTGGAAAAGGGAAAAGCGACCGCCATATGGAACCGTTCTTCATTGAAATAGAGCCGGAAGATACGGAACCGAAACTCACCTCCCACGAAGGAGAGGAATTCATCATCGTTGTTTCGGGAAAACTCAAGGTGGTATACGGAAAAGAGGAAAGCGTGCTCCAGGCCGGAGACAGCGTTTACTTTAATTCCGTTGTTCCGCACTACGTAGCCGCACACGGCGAAAAGTGCGACATTTACGCAGTCCTCTACTTCCCGGAATAG
- a CDS encoding transcription antitermination factor NusB — protein sequence MKKPTLPGTRGLAFECITRTLDGNADAQSVLDNILSAAGPDQRDRGFITEIFYGYLRTRIRLLSVLKCFLSRPEGLPEPVLRVLGMAAYEILHMDVPAYASVDWGVDSAKRLSRGKLGGLANAVLRKVARLADDGVDEEFFRRNTKTEAEFLSARYSCPEWIVDLWVKAYGQEQAEMYLEAQTLPPAAGFVLDTGDKKAAAVAALLMKEQDFIETDGQAFAFPSGQFPEAFKTLNRGTLFRRSYAARQALAALSPKEWPVPVWDGCSGRGGKSKFLVSQGIAPVFASDPHKGRISALKKDLADFPAFRASAIASPLANNSLGTALLDVPCSGLGVLARRPDTKFRRTPDDLASLVVLQSRILENSWRTVRTNGRLAYITCTLNPDENERQIATFLHRHKDARLLKEWTTPPDSELREFFYAALIEKI from the coding sequence ATGAAGAAGCCGACCCTGCCCGGAACACGGGGACTCGCCTTTGAGTGTATAACCCGCACTCTGGATGGCAATGCCGATGCGCAGTCTGTGCTGGACAATATCCTGTCTGCCGCCGGACCGGACCAGCGAGACCGAGGCTTCATAACGGAAATATTTTACGGCTACCTGCGCACGCGCATCCGCCTGCTCTCCGTACTGAAATGTTTTCTTTCAAGACCGGAAGGACTTCCGGAACCGGTACTGAGGGTCCTGGGCATGGCCGCATATGAAATTCTGCATATGGATGTTCCGGCATACGCATCAGTAGACTGGGGCGTGGACTCTGCCAAAAGACTTTCCCGCGGAAAGCTCGGCGGGCTGGCAAACGCAGTGCTGCGCAAGGTTGCCAGGCTGGCCGATGACGGAGTTGACGAGGAGTTCTTCCGCCGCAATACGAAAACCGAGGCTGAGTTTCTCTCGGCCCGATACTCCTGTCCGGAATGGATCGTTGACCTGTGGGTAAAGGCTTATGGTCAGGAACAGGCAGAAATGTACCTCGAAGCACAGACTCTCCCGCCGGCAGCAGGATTCGTTCTGGATACCGGAGACAAGAAAGCAGCAGCAGTGGCCGCTTTGCTCATGAAAGAACAGGATTTCATTGAGACAGACGGACAGGCTTTCGCCTTTCCCTCCGGGCAGTTTCCGGAAGCGTTCAAAACCCTGAACAGGGGGACCCTGTTCCGCAGGAGCTATGCGGCAAGACAGGCGCTGGCTGCGCTTTCCCCGAAGGAATGGCCGGTTCCTGTATGGGACGGATGTTCGGGCCGCGGAGGCAAATCAAAATTTCTGGTTTCACAAGGGATTGCACCGGTCTTCGCCAGCGACCCGCACAAGGGCAGGATTTCGGCCCTGAAAAAGGACCTTGCGGATTTCCCGGCTTTCCGGGCATCCGCAATTGCGTCGCCACTAGCGAACAATTCGCTGGGAACAGCCCTGCTGGATGTTCCGTGCTCAGGACTCGGAGTTCTTGCCAGAAGGCCGGACACCAAATTCCGGCGCACTCCCGACGACCTTGCCTCTCTGGTTGTCCTGCAGTCACGCATTCTTGAAAACAGCTGGCGGACAGTTCGCACAAACGGACGGCTGGCCTATATAACCTGCACCCTGAACCCGGATGAAAATGAACGGCAGATAGCAACCTTTTTGCATCGACACAAAGACGCAAGACTGCTCAAGGAATGGACCACACCTCCGGATTCGGAACTGCGCGAGTTTTTCTACGCCGCCCTCATTGAAAAGATCTGA
- a CDS encoding AMP-binding protein: MEKSHLREITLGTLLDEIVENYPDNEAVVYVDRDFRLTYREFGELVDELAMGLMALGIKKGEKVAIWATNVPYWVALQFATAKIGAILLTVNTFYRTTELEYLLKQSECENLVIIDGFREIDYLETVYDLVPELKTQERGYLKSARFPDLKRVFFLGQEKHRGMYSMAEVINLSAVVSEEEYQTRQDSLDPHDVVNMQYTSGTTGFPKGVQLTHYNIGNNGFWIGENQGFRPGDRLCLPVPLFHCFGCVLGVLAAINHAATLVILEGFDPLLVMASVDQEKCTAVYGVPTMFIAILDHKMFNRFDYSSLRTGIMAGSPCPVEVMKKVMDKMNMKDITICYGLTEGSPVMTQTRMEDDIRRRTESVGRAMPEIEVAIFNPETGKECEHGETGEICCRGYNVMKGYYKNDEATATAIDIDGWLHSGDLGTMDEEGYVEVTGRLKDMIIRGGENIYPREIEEFLYTMDGILDVQVAGVPSKKFGEQVGAFIILKDGVEMDQQDVVDFCRGKISRYKIPKYVTFIDSYPMTASGKIQKYKLREMAAELYPDA; the protein is encoded by the coding sequence ATGGAAAAATCACACCTCAGGGAGATTACTCTCGGCACACTGCTGGACGAGATAGTGGAAAACTATCCTGACAACGAAGCAGTTGTTTACGTTGACCGCGATTTCCGCCTCACCTACCGCGAATTCGGTGAACTTGTGGATGAACTGGCCATGGGACTCATGGCTCTGGGCATAAAGAAGGGCGAAAAGGTCGCAATCTGGGCAACCAACGTGCCTTACTGGGTTGCCCTGCAGTTTGCCACGGCCAAAATCGGGGCTATCCTGCTGACCGTAAACACCTTTTACCGCACTACCGAACTGGAATACCTGCTCAAACAGTCCGAATGCGAAAACCTGGTCATCATCGATGGCTTCCGGGAAATAGATTACCTTGAAACCGTGTATGATCTGGTCCCGGAACTGAAAACACAGGAACGCGGCTACCTGAAAAGCGCCAGATTTCCGGATCTCAAAAGAGTTTTCTTTCTGGGACAGGAAAAACACCGCGGAATGTATTCCATGGCCGAGGTCATCAACCTTTCCGCAGTTGTATCGGAAGAGGAATACCAGACCCGCCAGGACTCCCTTGATCCCCATGATGTGGTAAACATGCAGTACACTTCGGGAACAACAGGATTCCCCAAAGGTGTGCAGCTGACCCATTACAACATCGGAAACAACGGATTCTGGATCGGCGAAAACCAGGGTTTCCGACCGGGTGACCGGCTCTGTCTGCCTGTTCCCCTGTTTCACTGTTTCGGCTGTGTACTCGGAGTACTTGCCGCCATCAACCATGCCGCAACGCTGGTCATTCTCGAAGGATTCGACCCGCTGCTGGTCATGGCTTCCGTGGATCAGGAAAAATGCACCGCTGTTTACGGCGTTCCGACCATGTTCATCGCCATTCTCGACCACAAGATGTTCAACAGATTCGACTACTCTTCTCTGCGTACCGGAATCATGGCGGGCTCTCCGTGCCCGGTGGAAGTCATGAAGAAAGTCATGGACAAAATGAACATGAAGGACATCACTATCTGCTACGGGCTGACCGAGGGTTCCCCGGTGATGACCCAGACCAGAATGGAAGACGACATCAGACGCCGGACCGAAAGCGTGGGCCGGGCAATGCCGGAAATCGAAGTGGCCATATTCAACCCGGAAACGGGCAAGGAGTGTGAACACGGCGAAACAGGCGAAATCTGCTGCCGCGGCTACAACGTGATGAAAGGCTACTACAAGAACGATGAAGCCACGGCAACGGCCATCGACATAGACGGATGGCTCCATTCCGGCGACCTCGGAACCATGGACGAAGAAGGCTATGTAGAAGTAACCGGAAGGCTGAAAGACATGATAATTCGCGGGGGAGAAAATATTTATCCTCGTGAAATAGAAGAATTCCTTTACACCATGGATGGAATTCTAGATGTTCAGGTTGCCGGCGTTCCGAGCAAGAAATTCGGTGAGCAGGTGGGAGCGTTCATCATATTGAAAGACGGCGTTGAAATGGATCAGCAGGATGTTGTGGACTTCTGCCGGGGCAAGATATCCCGATACAAAATTCCAAAATACGTCACTTTCATAGATTCTTATCCGATGACGGCGAGTGGTAAAATTCAGAAATACAAATTAAGGGAAATGGCCGCAGAGCTGTACCCCGATGCATAG
- the aspS gene encoding aspartate--tRNA ligase — MSEQIEERDYDEYRVIESLGGWKRTHTCNDLTAANLGDQVLLMGWVQFRRDHGGLIFIDLRDREGLTQVVFSPEHSSEAHERAHAIRSEYVVAIKGQVRERPEGMRNANLKTGEIEIVVDEWKLLNTSDTPPFAIEDRIEASEMLRLKYRFLDLRRPGLAKNFILRNKAAQSVRRYLDGLGFLEVETPVLTKSTPEGARDFLVPSRLNNGEFYALPQSPQLFKQMLMVSGLDRYFQIVKCFRDEDLRADRQPEFTQIDIEMSFVDEEQVMSMAEEMVRTVFRETIGKNLPAEFPRMTYSDAMRDYGCDKPDVRFDLKLQEASDIFRGSDFKVFGGAELVKVLRVPAGAELSRKEIDEYTKFVEIYGSKGLAWIKVKEDGGWQSPIVKFFSEEECSKLKELTSCEPGDILFFQAGAADIVNAALAALRLKLGERFGLIDESEFAPLWVTDFPLLEYNPDEKRYVARHHPFTSPQEGQIDQITDKPDEALARAYDIVLNGYEVGGGSIRIHTPEMQQKMFAALGIGEEEARAKFGFLMDALKFGAPPHGGIAFGLDRLIMILCGAKSIRDVIAFPKTQKATCLMTEAPSEVASTQLRELGIRVREKKEL; from the coding sequence ATGTCCGAACAGATTGAAGAACGCGATTATGACGAATACCGAGTGATCGAATCGCTCGGGGGATGGAAGCGCACCCACACCTGCAACGACCTTACCGCCGCCAATCTCGGTGACCAGGTCCTGCTCATGGGCTGGGTCCAGTTTCGCCGTGACCACGGCGGGCTGATTTTCATAGACCTGCGTGACCGTGAAGGTCTGACTCAGGTTGTTTTCAGCCCCGAACACAGCTCCGAAGCGCACGAACGCGCCCATGCCATCCGTTCCGAATACGTTGTGGCCATCAAGGGCCAGGTTCGCGAACGCCCCGAAGGCATGCGCAATGCCAACCTCAAAACCGGCGAAATCGAAATCGTCGTTGACGAATGGAAGCTGCTCAACACTTCGGACACTCCTCCGTTCGCAATTGAGGACCGCATTGAAGCATCCGAAATGCTGCGCCTCAAATACCGCTTTCTGGACCTGCGCCGTCCCGGACTGGCCAAGAATTTCATCCTGCGCAACAAGGCTGCACAGTCAGTACGCCGCTATCTTGACGGCCTAGGATTCCTTGAAGTGGAAACTCCGGTACTGACCAAATCCACCCCTGAAGGCGCTCGCGACTTTCTGGTTCCCAGCCGTTTGAACAACGGCGAATTCTACGCCCTGCCCCAGTCCCCGCAGCTTTTCAAGCAGATGCTCATGGTTTCAGGTCTGGACCGTTATTTCCAGATCGTGAAATGCTTCCGCGATGAAGACCTGCGTGCCGACCGTCAGCCGGAATTCACCCAGATTGATATTGAAATGAGCTTCGTGGACGAAGAACAGGTCATGAGTATGGCCGAAGAAATGGTCCGCACCGTGTTCCGGGAAACCATCGGCAAAAACCTGCCTGCAGAATTTCCCCGCATGACCTACTCAGATGCCATGCGCGACTACGGCTGCGACAAGCCGGACGTGCGTTTTGACCTGAAACTGCAGGAAGCTTCTGATATTTTCCGCGGCTCCGACTTCAAGGTCTTCGGCGGCGCTGAACTGGTCAAGGTCCTGCGCGTTCCCGCCGGAGCGGAACTCTCCCGCAAGGAAATAGACGAGTACACAAAATTCGTTGAAATTTATGGTTCCAAGGGTCTGGCCTGGATCAAGGTCAAGGAAGACGGCGGCTGGCAGTCTCCCATCGTAAAATTCTTCAGCGAAGAGGAATGCTCCAAGCTCAAGGAACTCACTTCCTGCGAACCCGGAGATATTCTCTTCTTCCAGGCCGGAGCAGCGGACATCGTCAACGCCGCACTGGCCGCACTGCGCCTCAAACTGGGTGAACGTTTCGGACTCATCGACGAATCCGAATTCGCTCCGCTCTGGGTAACGGACTTCCCGCTGCTTGAGTACAACCCCGATGAAAAAAGGTATGTGGCCCGCCACCATCCCTTTACCTCCCCGCAGGAAGGGCAGATCGATCAGATAACCGACAAGCCGGATGAAGCCCTTGCCCGCGCATACGACATCGTCCTGAACGGTTATGAAGTCGGCGGCGGCTCCATCCGTATCCACACTCCGGAAATGCAGCAGAAAATGTTTGCTGCCCTCGGAATAGGAGAAGAGGAAGCCCGCGCTAAATTCGGATTCCTCATGGACGCGCTGAAATTCGGAGCACCCCCGCACGGCGGTATTGCCTTTGGTCTGGACAGACTTATTATGATCCTGTGCGGAGCAAAATCCATCAGGGACGTAATAGCCTTCCCCAAAACCCAGAAGGCCACCTGTCTGATGACCGAAGCACCCTCCGAAGTCGCCAGCACACAGCTGCGTGAACTGGGAATCAGGGTCCGCGAAAAGAAAGAACTTTAG